A genome region from Pseudomonas sp. N3-W includes the following:
- a CDS encoding paraquat-inducible protein A, producing the protein MSTPPLASELNLCLCHSCGMACDMTDEPDECERCGAPLHRRKTNSLIRTWAYMLTALAFYVPANLLPVMNTKLLGAGADSTIMSGVLEFWEGGAWDIALIIFIASIAVPGIKFVALTLLLVTVQRDSHWARKQRSKLFRFVELIGYWSMLDVLVVALVAALVKFQALGDIEPRPGILFFGMVVVFTMLSAMSFDPRLIWDEQGETPHNNEVSNEVASH; encoded by the coding sequence ATGAGCACCCCGCCGCTGGCCAGCGAACTCAACCTGTGCCTGTGCCACAGCTGCGGCATGGCCTGCGACATGACCGATGAACCCGACGAGTGCGAGCGTTGCGGCGCCCCCCTGCACCGGCGCAAAACCAATTCGCTGATCCGCACCTGGGCCTACATGCTCACCGCCCTGGCGTTCTACGTCCCCGCCAATCTGCTGCCGGTAATGAACACCAAGCTGCTCGGCGCCGGGGCCGACAGCACCATCATGAGCGGCGTGCTGGAGTTCTGGGAAGGCGGCGCCTGGGACATCGCCCTGATCATTTTCATCGCCAGTATCGCGGTGCCCGGCATCAAGTTCGTGGCCCTGACGCTGTTGCTGGTGACGGTGCAGCGCGACAGCCACTGGGCGCGTAAACAACGCTCGAAGTTGTTCCGCTTTGTCGAACTGATCGGCTATTGGTCAATGCTCGATGTGCTCGTCGTGGCGCTTGTGGCGGCACTGGTGAAGTTCCAGGCACTGGGGGATATCGAGCCGCGCCCGGGGATACTGTTTTTTGGCATGGTGGTGGTGTTCACCATGCTCTCGGCGATGAGTTTCGATCCGCGATTGATTTGGGATGAACAGGGCGAAACCCCACACAACAATGAGGTCTCGAATGAAGTCGCAAGCCACTGA
- a CDS encoding paraquat-inducible protein A, translating into MTKTDHLIICEHCDCVYEKVTLAKHQKTLCTRCGGVLQRYNGLSVEQRLALSFAAVVLWVFANFYPVMSISLKGLKNSATLWDSVVALSQGPITFIAMVAAISIIIAPVFQLLLLIWVLSFALASRRSPAFKQCMRWLESLRPWSMLEVCLLGAMVAVFKLAGLLDVLPGIGLFALAVLSLLLIRIAGRDVRDLWDIL; encoded by the coding sequence ATGACCAAGACCGATCACCTGATCATCTGCGAGCACTGTGACTGTGTGTATGAAAAAGTCACGCTCGCCAAACATCAGAAAACCCTGTGCACTCGCTGCGGTGGCGTCCTGCAACGCTATAACGGCCTGTCAGTGGAACAGCGTCTGGCCTTGAGCTTCGCTGCCGTGGTGCTGTGGGTGTTCGCCAATTTCTACCCGGTGATGAGTATCAGCCTCAAGGGCCTGAAAAACAGCGCGACGCTGTGGGATTCGGTGGTGGCGCTGAGTCAGGGGCCGATCACCTTCATCGCCATGGTCGCGGCGATTTCCATCATCATCGCCCCGGTGTTCCAGTTGTTGCTGTTGATCTGGGTCTTGAGTTTCGCCCTTGCCTCTCGCCGTTCTCCGGCGTTCAAGCAGTGCATGCGCTGGCTGGAAAGCCTGCGCCCCTGGAGCATGCTCGAAGTGTGCCTGTTGGGCGCCATGGTCGCCGTGTTCAAACTCGCCGGCTTGCTGGACGTGCTGCCTGGCATCGGCCTGTTCGCCCTCGCCGTCCTCAGCCTGTTGCTGATCCGCATTGCCGGGCGCGATGTTCGCGATCTCTGGGACATCTTATGA